One window of Candidatus Methylocalor cossyra genomic DNA carries:
- a CDS encoding YqgE/AlgH family protein, whose product MKLSVRHLAPLLALALCYATALSYPRPSLAPPAFTSLAGQLLVANRHLADPNFARCVVYMVAHSEEGAMGLVVNRRYGTVTLQKLFGDFGAKAGGNRPVALYYGGPVESERGFILHSDDYTGAGTQLFRNGIALSGDLEIVRAVAEGRGPKQVLFLAGYAGWGPGQVEHEMARNDWLVAPADPTLIFSSAPETVWEKALQRAGLNL is encoded by the coding sequence ATGAAACTTTCCGTCCGCCACCTCGCACCGCTCCTCGCCCTGGCGCTATGCTACGCCACGGCGCTCAGCTACCCGAGACCGTCCCTCGCCCCGCCTGCCTTCACCAGCCTCGCGGGTCAGCTGCTAGTCGCCAACCGCCACTTGGCAGACCCCAATTTCGCCCGCTGCGTGGTGTACATGGTGGCCCATTCCGAGGAAGGGGCCATGGGCCTGGTGGTAAACCGCCGGTACGGTACCGTCACGCTGCAGAAATTGTTCGGCGACTTTGGCGCCAAGGCCGGCGGCAACCGGCCCGTGGCCCTATACTACGGCGGTCCGGTGGAGTCCGAGCGGGGCTTCATCCTGCATTCCGACGATTACACGGGAGCCGGCACCCAGTTGTTCCGCAATGGCATCGCCCTGTCCGGCGATCTGGAGATCGTGCGGGCGGTGGCCGAGGGACGCGGCCCCAAGCAGGTGCTGTTCCTGGCCGGCTACGCCGGCTGGGGTCCCGGTCAGGTGGAGCACGAAATGGCCCGGAACGACTGGCTGGTGGCGCCGGCCGATCCCACGCTGATCTTTTCCAGCGCGCCCGAGACCGTTTGGGAAAAGGCCCTGCAACGCGCCGGCCTTAATCTGTAA
- a CDS encoding four-helix bundle copper-binding protein, translated as MSSLDVSTANEQLQACIQECVDCHRACLETAAYCLEQGGRHAEPDHLRLLFDCAEICQTSANFMLRRSDLYPLICEVCAEICAECADGCDAFEGDARLERCAEACRACAERCQIMAEEEGVE; from the coding sequence ATGTCGTCCCTGGACGTTTCGACCGCCAACGAGCAACTGCAAGCGTGCATCCAAGAATGCGTGGACTGCCACCGCGCCTGCTTGGAGACCGCCGCCTATTGCCTGGAACAGGGCGGGCGGCATGCCGAGCCCGATCACCTGCGCTTATTGTTCGACTGCGCGGAAATCTGCCAAACCAGCGCCAACTTCATGCTGCGCCGGTCCGATTTGTACCCCCTCATCTGTGAAGTCTGCGCCGAGATCTGCGCCGAGTGCGCCGATGGCTGCGACGCCTTCGAGGGCGACGCGCGGCTTGAGCGCTGCGCGGAGGCCTGCCGCGCCTGCGCGGAAAGGTGCCAGATCATGGCCGAGGAGGAGGGGGTGGAATAG
- the glyS gene encoding glycine--tRNA ligase subunit beta — protein sequence MTETRDLLFELGTEELPPKSLFTLALALKTNIEAGLAKAALEHGALLPYATPRRLAVLVKDLATAQADRIEERRGPAVSSAYRADGSPTPALEGFLRSCGATPEQVFTLQTEKGEWLVVRQAVRGVPTVELIPEILRQALTALPIAKRMRWGSGTAEFVRPVQWAVLLFGDELIPAEFLGVRTGRETRGHRFHHPGPISLARPADYPDQLAERGFVIAEFDARRRKVRALVEAAAATVDGVAEIEPELLDETTALVEWPVAVLGGFDARYLALPPEVLITTLQSHQKYFPVKDRHGALLPYFVTVSNIESTAPATVRAGNERVVRPRLADAEFFWNQDRKRPLESRVEELAQLTFQKTLGSMWDKTRRTERLAVAIAERLGTESAWVERAARLAKADLLTLMVGEFPELQGIMGRYYALAEGEPEEIAAAIEEQYRPRVSGGPLPTTRTGLMLALAEKLDTLAGIFSVGLAPTGDKDPYALRRAALGVIRLLVEAELDLHLPDLLDLALSQFGHRFDAAAVKASLWEFLLERLRGYFLERHVRPDEFEAVLSVAPASLLDFARRLKAVAEFRKLPEAESLATANKRIRNILRRAQAEIAATVDPGRFVEPSESRLLEAARAAKADILPLLHARDYTGALCRLSRLREVVDSFFDGVMVMAEDAALRQNRLGLLAIVEGLFLDIADISKLQG from the coding sequence ATGACTGAAACCCGCGATCTGTTGTTCGAACTGGGTACCGAGGAGCTGCCACCGAAATCCCTCTTCACCCTCGCCCTGGCCCTGAAAACCAACATCGAGGCGGGGCTGGCCAAGGCGGCCTTGGAGCACGGCGCGCTGTTGCCCTACGCCACGCCGCGGCGGCTGGCCGTGTTGGTTAAGGACCTCGCGACCGCCCAGGCCGACCGGATCGAAGAGCGGCGGGGCCCGGCGGTGAGCAGCGCCTATCGGGCCGATGGCTCACCCACCCCGGCCCTGGAAGGCTTTCTGCGCAGCTGCGGCGCGACCCCCGAGCAGGTGTTCACGCTCCAAACCGAAAAGGGCGAATGGCTGGTGGTGCGCCAAGCCGTGCGCGGCGTGCCCACGGTGGAGCTGATCCCGGAGATCCTGCGCCAAGCCCTAACGGCCCTGCCCATCGCCAAGCGGATGCGCTGGGGCAGTGGTACGGCGGAATTCGTGCGCCCGGTCCAGTGGGCGGTGCTTTTGTTCGGTGACGAGCTTATCCCCGCCGAGTTCCTGGGGGTGCGCACCGGCCGCGAGACCCGTGGCCATCGCTTCCATCACCCGGGACCTATAAGCCTCGCCCGGCCTGCGGACTACCCCGACCAACTGGCCGAGCGGGGCTTCGTCATCGCCGAGTTCGACGCCCGCCGGCGCAAGGTCCGCGCCCTGGTGGAGGCAGCGGCGGCCACGGTGGACGGGGTGGCTGAGATCGAGCCCGAGCTGCTGGACGAGACCACCGCGCTGGTGGAATGGCCGGTGGCGGTCCTGGGCGGTTTCGATGCCCGTTATCTGGCCTTACCGCCGGAGGTGCTCATCACCACCCTCCAGTCCCATCAGAAGTACTTCCCGGTCAAGGACCGCCACGGCGCCCTGCTGCCTTACTTCGTCACCGTCAGCAACATCGAAAGCACGGCCCCGGCCACGGTACGGGCCGGCAACGAGCGGGTAGTGCGGCCGCGCCTCGCCGACGCCGAGTTTTTCTGGAACCAAGACCGCAAGCGTCCCCTGGAAAGCCGGGTGGAAGAGCTGGCGCAGCTCACCTTCCAGAAAACCCTGGGCTCCATGTGGGACAAGACCCGGCGGACCGAGCGCCTGGCGGTCGCCATCGCCGAACGGCTGGGGACCGAAAGCGCCTGGGTGGAACGGGCCGCCCGGTTGGCCAAGGCCGACCTCCTGACCCTCATGGTGGGCGAATTCCCGGAATTGCAGGGGATCATGGGGCGCTACTACGCCCTGGCGGAAGGCGAGCCGGAAGAGATCGCCGCCGCCATCGAGGAGCAATATCGGCCGCGGGTCTCGGGTGGCCCGTTGCCCACCACCCGGACCGGGCTGATGCTGGCCCTGGCAGAAAAGCTCGACACCCTAGCCGGCATCTTCAGCGTGGGTCTGGCCCCGACCGGCGACAAGGACCCCTATGCCCTGCGCCGGGCCGCCTTGGGGGTGATCCGCCTGCTGGTGGAGGCGGAATTGGATCTCCACTTACCCGATCTCCTGGACTTGGCGCTCAGCCAGTTCGGCCACCGCTTCGATGCCGCGGCGGTCAAGGCCAGCCTGTGGGAATTCCTGCTGGAACGGCTGCGCGGCTATTTCCTCGAGCGCCACGTGCGCCCCGACGAGTTCGAAGCGGTGCTGTCGGTGGCCCCCGCCAGCCTCCTGGATTTTGCCCGCCGCCTTAAGGCTGTGGCTGAATTCCGCAAGCTCCCGGAGGCCGAGAGCCTGGCCACGGCCAACAAGCGCATCCGCAACATCCTGCGCCGGGCCCAGGCGGAGATCGCCGCCACCGTCGACCCGGGCCGGTTCGTGGAACCGTCCGAAAGCCGGCTCCTGGAAGCGGCTCGCGCCGCCAAGGCGGACATTCTGCCTTTACTGCACGCCCGCGACTACACCGGCGCCCTGTGCCGGCTGTCGCGCTTGCGGGAGGTGGTGGACAGCTTCTTCGACGGCGTGATGGTAATGGCGGAGGATGCCGCGTTACGGCAGAACCGGCTGGGCTTGCTGGCCATCGTCGAAGGTCTGTTCCTGGACATCGCCGACATTTCCAAGCTGCAGGGCTAG
- a CDS encoding lysophospholipid acyltransferase family protein, with the protein MKPPSISSFVTPSILLRSTLFFLGQVLSTLLLGPLVLLLWPASFEARYALTQLWVRFNLWTLKTVCGLDYRVQGAEHIPPRNGVIMAKHQSAFETIVLQAIFPPVVFVLKRELLRIPVWGWAMATLEPIAIDRRAKAQAMKQILKDGEARIRRGRWVVLFPEGTRVAPGQKGRYGTSAGLLAHRAGCPVVPVAHNAGEYWTKNGFLKFPGVVQVRIGPPIDASRLSAGEVNALAEQWIERQMAEITGFGPYARIQAPAARDERAA; encoded by the coding sequence ATGAAGCCGCCCAGCATCTCCTCCTTCGTCACCCCTAGCATCCTGCTGCGCTCGACCCTGTTCTTCCTCGGCCAGGTCCTGTCCACCCTGTTGCTCGGCCCCCTGGTGCTGTTGCTGTGGCCGGCCTCCTTCGAGGCCCGCTATGCGTTGACCCAGCTTTGGGTGCGATTCAACCTGTGGACCTTGAAAACGGTCTGCGGGCTGGACTACCGGGTGCAAGGGGCGGAGCACATCCCTCCCCGGAACGGGGTGATCATGGCCAAGCACCAGTCAGCCTTCGAGACTATCGTCCTGCAGGCCATTTTTCCGCCTGTGGTGTTCGTCCTGAAGCGGGAGCTGCTGCGCATCCCGGTGTGGGGCTGGGCCATGGCCACCCTGGAGCCGATCGCCATCGACCGACGGGCTAAGGCCCAGGCCATGAAGCAAATCCTCAAGGACGGCGAGGCACGCATCCGGCGAGGCCGCTGGGTGGTGCTGTTCCCGGAAGGCACCCGCGTGGCGCCCGGTCAGAAGGGCCGTTATGGCACCAGCGCTGGGCTCCTCGCCCACCGGGCCGGCTGTCCGGTGGTGCCAGTAGCCCACAACGCCGGCGAATACTGGACTAAGAACGGCTTCCTGAAATTCCCTGGGGTGGTCCAGGTCCGTATCGGACCGCCCATCGACGCCAGCCGCCTCAGCGCGGGGGAAGTCAACGCCCTAGCGGAGCAATGGATCGAGCGCCAAATGGCCGAGATCACCGGCTTTGGACCCTATGCCCGGATCCAGGCGCCAGCCGCCCGCGACGAACGCGCCGCCTAG
- the gmhB gene encoding D-glycero-beta-D-manno-heptose 1,7-bisphosphate 7-phosphatase, translating to MANRPPFLILDRDGVINRDSDAYIKTPDEWIPLPGSLEAIALLTQEGYRIVVLTNQSGVARGLIAPPMLERIHAKMRALVAAAGGRIEAVFHCPHGPEDACPCRKPRPGLFRTFAERFAVDLAGVPAVGDSLRDIEAARSVGAAPILVETGQGRRTRARHPDLDIPIFANLYEAAQHLLLRHP from the coding sequence ATGGCAAACCGCCCGCCCTTCCTGATCCTCGACCGCGACGGCGTGATCAATCGGGATTCCGATGCCTACATCAAGACGCCGGACGAATGGATACCCCTTCCCGGCAGCCTGGAAGCCATCGCCCTGCTCACCCAAGAGGGCTACCGGATCGTGGTGCTCACCAACCAATCGGGGGTGGCTCGCGGTCTGATCGCCCCGCCCATGCTGGAGCGCATTCACGCCAAGATGCGGGCTCTGGTGGCGGCCGCCGGTGGAAGGATCGAGGCGGTATTCCACTGCCCACATGGTCCGGAGGACGCCTGCCCCTGCCGCAAGCCCCGACCGGGCTTGTTCCGGACCTTTGCCGAACGGTTCGCGGTGGACCTCGCCGGGGTACCCGCGGTGGGCGATTCCCTACGCGACATCGAAGCCGCCCGCAGCGTCGGGGCGGCGCCGATCCTGGTGGAAACCGGCCAAGGCCGGCGGACCCGGGCGCGTCATCCCGATCTCGACATCCCGATCTTCGCCAACCTCTATGAAGCCGCCCAGCATCTCCTCCTTCGTCACCCCTAG